GTAGTGTGTACTGGCACACAAAGTTACCTAAACACCAAACACGCAAAACAGaatgttgatattgatatttgGAATCGTCTGTGAATTGTTCAGAACAAATCAAGGTGACCTGATGCTGAGTATTTGTGTACCAAACGAAAACAGCTTTACAACTATTAACCCACTTCATTGCCTGGGATAGCCAGGAGCgtgggtttcatcattaaaacGCCCGAACTTCCACACGATCATTGCTAAAAAGGTTGGGCAAGCTATCAATACTGCAGCTTTGCATCTTGTGGAGCTTATACGAACAAACTGGTTTGCCACGGGCCTGTTCGCGATGTGCCCTTATTCATAATTTTGTATGATGGTGTTTCCTTTACGTagcatttaacaatattccaacattcaCCACGGTGGGGGGCACCagcacacactgcacccatgtggggaatcgaaccttggtcttcacctttaaccctttaaccacaaggATACCCTATCGGCCCAAattatactcttaaaaaaagtaagggaatctgaactttcaatttggataggaagtgtaaacgtttccaaacgtttcaaggacagacatcttatgaatgcaccaccattgccctctattaccacccctaaacacaatgcatgatatgcacgtgcacaacacagtagccccatacacgtgcatggggtcccattcttgattttgacgtttttcaagaaggtcgagaaatcactcaggacattaattttgacactcatcttgcatcacacatttgttagtgttggtttctagtcgtttgttttaaaatgaaaatctatACACGCAAATtgcatgccatacaccaatcatctttcaaacgcgactacattccaaataactatggttgttaTGAAGAGCAAAtagtgatgcactctcaaaacagtcaataacatcatatcaacattgtctgactccgataaatctcctaaatatttttaatcgtaaatagaAAAATGAAgctcccctacttttttaaagagtatatatacaaactacatatttattcatattgctgtaatgttACAGAAATGACTGTCATGGCCCAAGTATGGAAATGTGGTCAGAAAGAATAGAACGTTACAAAACTACAGAGTGGTATGTAGATATCTGCTGTGTTTCAAAAATCTAAATTTAATACATTAAATGACCACAGACGAAGAAAAATGTCCGGATACCGCAATACGTTTTGTAGAATAACTTCCTTTTGGTCTACTTCTTTTGTTGACACACCATGCAAGGGAGTATGTCAGACGTACTTTTGTTGTAGTTCCTTGCAACACACGCCATGTTATTGTCCAAGGCGGTTTCCTCAACATATCACCCGTGTTCACATGTCGTTTGTTCCTGGTTACATATACCGTGTTGTGTCAGGTGTTTATTGAAAACGAAAACCAATGCGGGAGTGAGAAGGACGAAGATAGTGTTGTGTCAGGACTTGGTCAAAGATTTCACAGCGTCTGAAACAAAGGACAAAGCGTTATATTAAATACATCATTGACCTTGGAGCTTATGTTGAACTATGACAGTGCAATGACATCAATGAGTGTAGACGAGGATGACGATTTATCATATTGCATGACAATCAGAGGATTTATGTTGCAACATGACAGTCAGAGGGCTTATCATATTGCATGACAGTCAGAGGGCTTATGTTGCAAGATGACAGTCAGCAGGTTTATGGTGTTACATGACAGTCATGGGGTTTAAGGTGTAGAATGACAGTCGGGGGGTTTAAGGTGTAAAATGACAGAAGGTTTATGGTGTAACATGACAGTCGGGGGGTTTATGGTGTTACATGACAGTCAGAGGGTTTATGATGTAACAATACAGCCAGAGGGTTTATGGTGTAACATGACAATCAGAGGGTTTATGGTGTTACATGACAGTCAGAGGGTTTATGTTGTAACATGACAGTCAGAGGGTTTATTGTGTTACATGACAGTCAGAGGGTTTATTGTGTTACATGACAGTCAGGGAGTGTATGGTGTAACATGACAGTCAGGGGGTTTATTGTGTTACATGACAGTCAGAGGGTTTATGTTGTAACATGGCAGTCAGAGGGTTTACGGTGTTGCATGACACACGGAGGGCTTATGGTGTTACATGTCAGTCAGAGATAATCATATTGTATGACAGTCAGCGCATTCACCACATTGCATAACAGGGGGATTCCCAGTTTATACAAACGAACCTGCATGATGGGCACTTGCTGACAGACCACAATATGGAGTTAAGAAAAATGGCAGCATACTTCATCCGGGTATTCACACATCATAGCGTCATCGACCCATCCCGTTTCTGCTTCGCAGTCCTCTTTGGTGTGGAACAAGCAGGTGAACGCCTCCCCTTCACACGCTGTTGggtaataacataataatacattctctaccaaaacagAAACGTTAGACGCAAATTCTGATGACCTAATTCGATGTAAACGTTTGGTGGAATAAGAAGTATAGTGATGATATGTACACCGACCCACCAGTTCATATTTCACCAAAGAACACAAGGTCTGATGACGTCATGCACAATTCTGCTACGTCACATGTACAAACACATGTTTATGTCAGTGTCCTCGCTTTAAAGCAAATATACCAACATCAAACAGGCTCTAGAACGGATTACAACGTTCGAGGGTGGAGCTACCCATATTAGATCGAGCCACGACATCTCAGTGGCCTAGTGTGCATACGCacaagcacacgcacacgcacacgtacacgcacactCGTCATGCCATTGCACACAGAccgcagagagagagagagagagagttgggggagagagagggagaggggagagagagagttgggagagagagagttggGAGAGAGTTGGAGAGAGAGAgttgggagagagagagagtttggagagagagagttgggagagagagagagagagttgggagagagagagagagttgggGGAGAGAGAGTTGGGAGAGAGGGACAGAGATTACCACTATTTGTAGTTGTAGGCGTAGTTTTTGTAGTAGTGACTCTTGTTGTCGTGGGCCtagtggttgtagttgtaggagtCGTTGTGGTCGGcgtggtagttgtagtagtagtggtagtagttgttgtgGTGGTCGTAGTCGTTGTAGGAGGTGTAGTcgtagttgtagtagttgtggtCGTAGTCGTTGTACTTGgctcagtagtagtagtggtcgttgtagttggtgtagttgtagtagttgtagttgtggtCGTAGTCGTTGTAGGaggtgtagtagtagttgtggtcgTAGTCGTTGTAGTTGgctcagtagtagtagtggtcgttgtagttggtgtagttgtggtagtagttgtagttgttgtagttggctcagtagtagtagtggtcgTTGTAGGaggtgtagttgtggtagtagttgtagttgttgtagttggctcagtagtagtagtggtcgttgtagttggtgtagttgtggtagtagttgtagttgttgtagttggctcagtagtagtagtggtagttgtagttTGTGCAGTTGTAGTCGTGGTTGTTGTAGTTGGTCCTGAATATTACAAACATATGAGATATTCAGTTATCTCTCACAAAGTTGATTGAATACAAGCGACTTCAGAatcaggagagagagagagagagatagagagagagagagattacctttttttgttgtagttgtaggcgtAGCTTTTGTAGTAGTGACCCTTGTTGTCGTGGGCCTAGCGGTTGTAGTAATCGTTGTGGTCGGCGTGGTAggcgtagtagtagtagttgtagttgtggtCGTAGTTGGctcagtagtagttgtagttgtagtcgtGGTTGTTGTAGTTGGTCCTGAATATTCCAAacacatgaaatattcagttatCTCTCACAAAGTTAACTGAATACACGCGACGTCATTATCAGCTATTGCAATTAAAGCATCGTTTGTCTTAATCATTATCCGACTTCCCTTTATCATCTCAAACAAACATTACACGAATTTGATGTCTCAGATTCGGACCATTACCCGACCCTATATTCCCTTTCTTTCACCGTCACTCGAATTTGCTTTCACCCACTTTTTCACAATTACCCGACTCTGCTTTTCCTTTCTTTCACCATTACTCGACCTTCTTCTCGCATACTTTTTACAAGTTTTTACTTTTTACCCGATTTTGTTTGCCATATTTTTTACCACTACTCGATTATGCTTTCCCTTGCTTTTACCACTCGACTTTGTTTTCCCATTTTATAATTACTTTTCACATGCTCTTACCATTACATTTTCACCATTACACATTTCACTGTGGCAGACATGGACACACGGGCAGTCTTGATAATTATTGCACGTGAGGAATTTTGAAAGTATATGACAATCATTATTAAACGTTCTGGGTTCTGGGACCCGGGCACATTGTTTGAGGAGGGAACGTTAAACCATAAGAGTATGAAATCGCCCGTAAAAGGTTCATATGACCATATAGATTCAGATGCTTTCACTTCACTTACGGGCTGTCGTTGTAGTCAAGCAGTAAAGCTTGCGAAGTTGACATAGCCAGTAGCCGTTGCTGATGTTACCCCTTGAAGACGTTATCCTAAATGAGCtagaaatgaa
This genomic stretch from Haliotis asinina isolate JCU_RB_2024 chromosome 4, JCU_Hal_asi_v2, whole genome shotgun sequence harbors:
- the LOC137281366 gene encoding salivary glue protein Sgs-3-like → MHTLYHCAYCVPRGEEAVLQISAIRRGTALDILSVPPPSVYARPELTMICPVFLVLTFSVFVSEPRHVIPSKLRLCEPNWCSMVSFRITSSRGNISNGYWLCQLRKLYCLTTTTARPTTTTTTTTTTTTEPTTTTTTTTTTTPTTPTTTITTTARPTTTRVTTTKATPTTTTKKGPTTTTTTTTAQTTTTTTTTEPTTTTTTTTTTTPTTTTTTTTEPTTTTTTTTTTTPPTTTTTTTEPTTTTTTTTTTTPTTTTTTTTEPTTTTTTTTTTTPPTTTTTTTTTTTTTPTTTTTTTTEPSTTTTTTTTTTTTTPPTTTTTTTTTTTTTTTTTTPTTTTPTTTTTRPTTTRVTTTKTTPTTTNSACEGEAFTCLFHTKEDCEAETGWVDDAMMCEYPDEVCCHFS